One genomic segment of Hemibagrus wyckioides isolate EC202008001 linkage group LG08, SWU_Hwy_1.0, whole genome shotgun sequence includes these proteins:
- the nanos1 gene encoding nanos homolog 1 translates to MDFLNHSYLSARTSYDYTFNFWNDYLGLSTLVTQSSKRGPGGGASPNSITESLKATLGLDDSAPCPCAAHLDYCCCSSSCCSSSSSCGCCCPPASPPPPSLLELKERFSALGPFRSHGAGIVGHERDAGFGGGGGGGGGSFAAFELFGADRKVRKTAAARAKQEPKICVFCRNNGAPEEVYGSHVLKAPDGRVVCPILRAYTCPLCSANGDNAHTIKYCPLSKEQPAPRALKGGRAVGGKRVKIF, encoded by the coding sequence ATGGATTTTTTAAACCACAGCTACTTAAGCGCGCGCACGTCCTACGACTACACGTTCAACTTCTGGAACGACTATCTGGGCCTGTCCACGCTGGTGACGCAGAGCAGCAAGCGCGGTCCCGGCGGCGGAGCGAGCCCCAACTCCATCACGGAGTCTCTGAAAGCCACACTGGGCCTGGATGACTCCGCGCCATGCCCGTGCGCCGCGCACTTGgactactgctgctgctcttCCTCGTGCTGCTCCTCTTCCTCGTCGTGCGGCTGCTGCTGCCCACCCGCAAGCCCGCCGCCGCCTTCCCTCCTTGAGCTCAAGGAACGCTTCTCAGCGCTCGGACCGTTCCGTAGCCACGGCGCGGGGATTGTAGGGCATGAGCGCGACGCGGGCTtcggaggaggtggaggaggaggaggtggaagtTTCGCGGCTTTTGAGCTGTTCGGCGCGGATAGGAAGGTGCGCAAGACGGCGGCAGCGCGCGCCAAGCAGGAGCCCAAGATCTGCGTGTTCTGTCGGAATAACGGCGCGCCTGAAGAGGTGTACGGCTCACACGTGCTGAAGGCGCCCGACGGCCGCGTGGTGTGCCCGATCCTGCGCGCATACACGTGCCCGCTGTGCAGCGCTAACGGCGACAACGCACATACCATCAAGTACTGTCCGCTCTCCAAGGAGCAGCCTGCGCCCCGAGCGCTCAAAGGAGGCCGGGCTGTGGGCGGTAAGCGCGTCAAAAtcttctaa